AACGCTGAAAATCAGCGACTTGAACGCCCATGTGGAGGCCTACTCCAGTTCCCCGCTGGAGGCCCTGGAGCATGAGATCGAGGATGGGCTAAACGCAATGCCCAGCTATGCCGACAAACTGAGTGAAGAGGAAATTGTTGCGGTGGCCACCTATGTCGAGCAACGGGCCGAATTGGGCTGGTCCAGGCGATGAGTCGCGAAGCTCTTCGAGACTTTCTGCGGGCTTTGGAGCATCACCAGGGCTTGCGGCGCGATGCGGCTCAATGCAGTGATGACGATCAACTTTTAGCCCTGGCACGCCGCCACGGGTTCAATGTGATCCAGCGGGATCTCTGCGATGACGCCCGGGAATCAGCCATCACCCGCTGGTTCGAGACCAGCTGGATCCAGCGCTCTTTCCAACCAATACCCTCTCAATCACCACCTTCTCAATCACCAGAGTCCTGATGGCCGTTGTCACCCTGCTCAGTGATTTCATCGACGGCACCAGCATGGCCCTAGCCGAAGACACTGATGCCGCCGATCTGAACGCCTTCATGACCGCCAATCAAGGCCGGCTTTGGGCGAGCGTGCAACAGCGCCGGCAGCAGCGACGTCAAACGATCGAACGGCGCGGACCGGGAACGGTTTACTTTGCCGCGGATGCTCCAGGGGCTGCGGCCGTGGAGCGTTATCTCAGCAGTGACACAGGCTCAGC
Above is a genomic segment from Synechococcus sp. MU1643 containing:
- a CDS encoding c-type cytochrome; the protein is MARVSGLILTLLLIVGATGLLSAPAMAIDTIKSSALERGEHIFYSNCAACHMGGGNVIRANRTLKISDLNAHVEAYSSSPLEALEHEIEDGLNAMPSYADKLSEEEIVAVATYVEQRAELGWSRR
- a CDS encoding Nif11-like leader peptide family natural product precursor; the encoded protein is MSREALRDFLRALEHHQGLRRDAAQCSDDDQLLALARRHGFNVIQRDLCDDARESAITRWFETSWIQRSFQPIPSQSPPSQSPES